One Setaria italica strain Yugu1 chromosome I, Setaria_italica_v2.0, whole genome shotgun sequence DNA window includes the following coding sequences:
- the LOC111255858 gene encoding uncharacterized protein LOC111255858: MPKKRPADERAGGRASKIPSRRRKHLYLVVDDWERGYSIRKLDLSSDSDSDDVDEANGPDGRTGTELRLPPAVFRLEAPRARSGLFAAFGTKIVATQLTPRGTIPMFDVRTRAFTFGPRQEGQPNPCCTDFVQVGDNLYFIDDSCFMMLDPPPPPPKFAHPYIQIDWTWRGLPVPPFDDCPVSYAVHPDGRTIFFSTQGQTKKHTEVATFTFDTVCSQWTRHGAWRLPFRGRGYFDCELNAWVGLSGQPDNLGHLCTCEVVSADANTTDGHPPPTCKLSKEKLFCVDPAEKHIGATLVYIGGRSKFCLVQCIATDDRKGGVWEEVLPECLCYLYRVTTFSLKYDMNGDLRTVQCTTDFGHIGCLK, from the coding sequence ATGCCGAAGAAGCGGCCGGCCGATGAGCGTGCCGGCGGCCGTGCGTCCAAGATTCCTAGTCGGCGGCGGAAGCACCTCTACCTAGTCGTGGATGACTGGGAGAGGGGATACAGCATCCGCAAGTTAGACTTGTCGTCGGACTCGGATTCCGACGACGTTGACGAAGCCAACGGCCCGGACGGCAGGACCGGGACGGAGCTGCGCTTGCCACCAGCGGTCTTCCGCCTAGAGGCACCACGCGCTCGCTCTGGTCTGTTTGCGGCCTTTGGCACCAAGATCGTGGCCACTCAGCTCACGCCCAGGGGCACCATCCCCATGTTCGACGTCCGCACACGGGCGTTCACCTTCGGGCCTCGGCAGGAGGGGCAGCCCAACCCCTGCTGCACCGACTTCGTGCAGGTAGGTGACAACCTCTACTTCATCGACGACAGCTGCTTCATGATGctcgatcctcctcctccaccacccaaGTTTGCACACCCTTACATTCAGATTGACTGGACATGGCGGGGGCTCCCGGTGCCACCATTCGATGACTGCCCTGTCTCTTATGCTGTGCATCCTGATGGACGAACCATCTTCTTCAGTACCCAGGGCCAAACCAAGAAGCATACCGAGGTTGCCACTTTCACCTTTGATACTGTGTGCTCCCAGTGGACTCGCCATGGAGCGTGGAGACTGCCATTCAGAGGCCGTGGCTACTTCGACTGTGAACTGAATGCTTGGGTAGGGCTCTCCGGCCAGCCGGATAACCTTGGCCACCTATGCACCTGTGAGGTTGTATCCGCTGACGCCAACACCACTGATGGGCATCCCCCGCCGACTTGCAAGCTTAGCAAGGAGAAGCTCTTCTGCGTGGATCCTGCTGAGAAGCACATTGGCGCCACCCTCGTGTACATTGGAGGCAGAAGCAAGTTCTGCCTTGTGCAGTGCATCGCAACAGATGATCGCaaggggggtgtttgggaggaggtgCTTCCTGAATGCCTTTGCTATCTGTATCGGGTAACAACCTTTTCTCTCAAGTATGACATGAACGGGGACTTGCGAACAGTGCAGTGCACCACCGACTTCGGTCATATCGGCTGCCTAAAATAG
- the LOC101768301 gene encoding tubulin-folding cofactor C, with product MPSSAGGGMETEPEQPKAAGGGGHRKHLAMLERLSKRSSSSSSAAAGASSDSTSASPVEAFLTRFAAAKLAAESALSACRASSPEGDAAASLAAAAAAIDDLDRLVAESSHALPPYELRSALATAADLRAAHRAAASEIRPKKSFSFRNKSRAPKNPPQDPATVPQPQPPPPEQPKPSIDAILPGFGFRGRNGATLVKDLRVSNDKDGDFTLADLVSCEVYLKGTCRALYVHKLRDCRVFVGAVLGSVLIEDVEGCTFVMAAHQIRIHEAKATDFYLRVRSRPIIEDCSGVRFAPHALEYDGIDEDLKESGLEEETGNWANVDDFKWLRAVQSPNWCLVPEEERLQTVDISEVHEQEDDS from the coding sequence ATGCCatccagcgccggcggcgggatggaGACGGAGCCCGAACAGCCaaaggccgccggcggcgggggccaccGCAAGCACCTGGCCATGCTCGAGCGCCTCTCCAAgcgctcatcctcctcctcctccgccgccgctggcgcttCCTCGGACTCCACCAGCGCCTCCCCCGTCGAGGCCTTCCTCAcccgcttcgccgccgccaagctCGCCGCGGAGTCGGCGCTATCCGCCTGTCGTGCATCCTCGCCCGAAGGCGACGCGGCCGCCTCcctggccgctgccgcggccgccatcGATGACCTCGACCGCCTCGTCGCGGAGTCGTCGCACGCGCTGCCCCCATACGAGCTGCGATccgccctcgccaccgccgccgacctccgcgcGGCACACAGGGCGGCTGCCTCTGAGATCCGCCCCAAGAAGTCATTCTCGTTCAGGAACAAGAGCAGGGCCCCGAAGAACCCGCCTCAAGATCCTGCCACCGTACCACAAccacagccgccgcctccggagcAGCCGAAGCCCAGTATTGACGCGATCCTACCAGGGTTCGGGTTCCGGGGCAGGAATGGCGCCACCTTGGTGAAGGATCTGCGAGTCTCCAACGACAAGGATGGGGATTTCACGCTCGCGGATTTGGTTTCCTGCGAGGTCTATCTCAAGGGCACATGCCGGGCGCTTTATGTCCACAAGCTGAGAGATTGCCGTGTGTTCGTCGGTGCTGTTCTTGGCTCGGTGCTCATAGAGGATGTCGAAGGTTGCACTTTTGTAATGGCAGCACACCAGATCAGGATTCATGAGGCGAAGGCGACGGATTTCTACCTGCGGGTGAGGAGCAGGCCGATCATTGAGGATTGCAGTGGTGTGAGGTTTGCACCACATGCTTTGGAGTATGATGGGATTGATGAGGATTTGAAGGAGTCCGGGCTCGAGGAGGAGACTGGTAATTGGGCTAATGTGGATGACTTCAAGTGGCTCAGGGCAGTGCAGTCACCGAATTGGTGTTTGGTTCCAGAGGAAGAGCGGCTGCAGACTGTCGACATTTCAGAGGTTCACGAACAGGAGGATGATAGCTGA